In Primulina huaijiensis isolate GDHJ02 chromosome 6, ASM1229523v2, whole genome shotgun sequence, a single window of DNA contains:
- the LOC140979886 gene encoding protein JINGUBANG-like, with the protein MESRYRRSSTLSNYFSAEEEHITATMQSPPRLSADSRPNDYEHHHDNLLFSPSRSPPHAANMYSILPPPSPESPWTLSPHQTPSPSLLYHCIATLHRQEGAIFSIASARGLVFTGSESRRIRAWRQPDCTERGYLEASYGEIRAILAHGNTLFTSHKDDRVRVWNTTSVSENFQAKKIATLPKRGLFLFFNKSSHHKHKDRISCMAYNHAEGVLYTGSLDRTIKAWRISDNLCVDSFTAHEDFINSIVVKQDDGCVFSCSSDGSVKIWRRVYGQSSHTLTMTLKFQPSPVNALALSISPSSCFLYSGSSDGFINFWEKEKTSGRFNHGGFLQGHRFSVLCLVAKEKLVFSGSEDTTIRVWRREEGSCFHECLAVLDAHRGPVKCLAVSLEIEKVMVMGFLLYSAGLDQTFKVWRIKILPEEKECTQDLMVEPMDPKNVVESFEMNPVLSPSWVMEKKLQE; encoded by the exons ATGGAGTCCCGTTACCGGAGAAGCTCTACTCTGAGCAATTACTTCTCCGCAGAAGAAGAACACATAACAGCAACAATGCAATCCCCGCCTCGCCTCTCCGCCGATTCCCGCCCTAACGATTACGAGCACCACCACGATAATCTCCTCTTCAGCCCATCCAGATCCCCCCCGCACGCCGCAAATATGTACTCAATTCTACCTCCCCCAAGCCCCGAATCCCCCTGGACACTCTCCCCTCACCAAACTCCGTCCCCCTCGCTTCTCTATCACTGCATCGCCACCCTTCACCGCCAAGAAGGCGCAATTTTCTCCATTGCATCCGCCAGGGGTTTAGTCTTCACAGGCTCGGAGAGCCGCCGCATACGAGCATGGAGACAGCCGGACTGCACGGAGAGGGGATACTTAGAAGCAAGTTATGGCGAGATTCGTGCCATTTTAGCTCATGGAAACACACTCTTCACTTCGCATAAAGATGATAGGGTTCGTGTATGGAATACAACGTCCGTTTCAGAAAATTTTCAGGCGAAGAAGATCGCCACCCTGCCGAAAAGGGGtttatttcttttcttcaacAAATCGAGCCACCATAAGCACAAGGATCGCATTTCTTGCATGGCCTATAACCATGCGGAAGGGGTTTTGTACACGGGTTCACTGGATAGAACGATCAAAGCTTGGAGAATTTCTGATAATCTCTGTGTCGATTCTTTTACAGCACACGAAGATTTTATAAACTCAATTGTAGTCAAGCAAGACGACGGATGCGTCTTCAGCTGTTCCTCCGATGGCTCTGTTAAAATATGGCGGCGAGTATATGGACAGAGCTCGCATACTCTAACAATGACGTTGAAATTCCAGCCATCACCTGTCAACGCACTGGCTTTAAGCATATCACCGAGCTCATGCTTCCTTTACTCAGGTTCTTCGGACGGATTCATCAACTTCTGGGAGAAGGAAAAAACGTCCGGAAGATTCAACCATGGAGGGTTCCTGCAAGGCCATAGATTCTCAGTTCTGTGTTTAGTCGCGAAAGAGAAATTAGTGttcagtggttcagaggacacCACAATCAGAGTCTGGAGAAGGGAAGAAGGAAGCTGTTTCCATGAATGCCTGGCGGTTCTGGATGCACACAGGGGGCCAGTCAAGTGCTTGGCGGTGTCTCTGGAAATAGAAAAAGTCATGGTGATGGGTTTCTTGTTGTACAGTGCTGGATTGGATCAAACATTCAAGGTCTGGAGGATCAAGATTTTGCCTGAAGAAAAAGAGTGCACACAGGACCTGATGGTGGAGCCTATGGATCCAAAGAATGTCGTAGAGTCGTTTGAAATGAATCCTGTCTTATCTCCTTCTTGGGTAATGGAAAAGAAGCTACAAG AATGA
- the LOC140979887 gene encoding aquaporin TIP4-1 has protein sequence MARKIALGSGGEIFKPDCLQALVVEFICTFLFVFVGVGSSMAVAKLNGDPLVGLFFVAMAHALVVGVMISAGLRISGGHLNPAVTIGLCAGGHITIIRSIFYWIDQLLASVAACALLNYLTGGLTTPIHSLASGVGFLQGVIMEIILTFSLLFTVYATLVDPKKGSLDGLGSFLTGLVVGANIMAGGPFSGASMNPARSFGPALISGDWTDHWVYWVGPLIGGGLAGYIYENFFIDKSHVPLSVDDEF, from the exons ATGGCCCGGAAGATAGCTTTAGGCAGTGGCGGGGAGATCTTCAAACCAGACTGCCTCCAAGCCCTCGTTGTCGAGTTCATTTGCACTTTCCTTTTCGTCTTCGTCGGTGTCGGCTCCTCCATGGCCGTCG CTAAGCTGAACGGAGATCCGCTGGTTGGGCTGTTCTTTGTGGCAATGGCACATGCTCTGGTGGTGGGGGTGATGATCTCCGCCGGTCTCCGCATCTCCGGCGGACATCTCAACCCAGCCGTCACCATCGGGCTTTGCGCTGGCGGCCACATCACCATAATTAGATCGATCTTCTACTGGATCGATCAGTTATTAGCGTCTGTGGCAGCTTGTGCTTTGCTCAATTATCTCACTGGAGGACTG ACGACACCAATTCATTCGCTAGCAAGTGGAGTGGGGTTCTTGCAAGGTGTAATCATGGAGATTATTTTGACATTTAGCCTGTTATTCACCGTGTATGCTACCTTGGTGGACCCCAAGAAGGGGAGCCTTGATGGGCTGGGTTCATTTCTAACTGGTCTTGTCGTTGGGGCCAACATTATGGCCGGCGGACCGTTCTCTGGGGCCTCTATGAACCCTGCTAGATCTTTTGGGCCGGCCTTGATTAGCGGAGATTGGACAGATCACTGGGTTTATTGGGTTGGGCCGCTGATTGGAGGTGGGCTCGCTGGTTACATATACGAGAACTTCTTCATTGATAAATCCCATGTTCCATTGTCGGTGGATGATGAGTTCTGA
- the LOC140979330 gene encoding probable glycosyltransferase At5g03795 translates to MGYGFPYTCRLETRKIVLLIGLVLVSVLVIQHFELPYRNSLLSLLSAGKSVLIFYDTNGGDNGDSGLKENFMPESALEMYHNATIETIGKHIGLAPERAIDTLESVSDISPSVTYREESDALRNPRNVVSPPESVTLQSYSPVSSTLKVNETNNFQGSQNSAMDNSPPQKEMPEKAMASVLSISEMYEMLLHSRVSSFSKRPVWSSSADQELLDARFQIENTSIIRDHPGLYGPIYRNLSTFVRSYELMEQKLKIYVYRDGKRPVFHQPRLKGIYASEGWFMKLLQASNRYITTNPGEAHLFYLPFSSQLLVDYVYVPDSHSFHEIVQYLKNYLDTIKGRYPFWNRTNGEDHFLVACHDWAPAETKKHMANCIRALCNADTKESFQFGKDVSLPETYVHSPQNPSKEFEGKSPSRRKFLAFFAGQMHGYVRPVLLKHWENKDPDMKIFGRMKKASYVQHMRNSKYCICAKGYEVNSPRVVEALIHGCVPVIISDNFVPPFFEILKWDSFAVFVFEKDIPDLKNTLLSIPEKRYVVMQQRVNQVKKHFLWHNSPVKYDIFHMILHSLWYNRVFRIPPL, encoded by the exons ATGGGCTACGGTTTTCCGTATACCTGTAGACTGGAAACCAGGAAAATAGTGTTGCTGATTGGATTGGTTCTTGTCTCCGTTTTAGTGATCCAACACTTTGAGCTACCATATAGGAATAGCTTGTTATCCTTGTTATCTGCTGGGAAGTCTGTCTTGATTTTTTATGATACAAATGGAGGAGATAATGGAGATTCAGGACTCAAGGAAAATTTTATGCCAGAAAGTGCGTTGGAAATGTACCATAATGCAACTATTGAGACAATAGGAAAACACATTGGGTTAGCTCCGGAAAGGGCGATTGATACATTGGAAAGTGTTTCCGATATCAGTCCATCTGTTACTTATAGGGAAGAATCCGATGCCTTGAGGAATCCAAGAAACGTTGTTTCACCACCGGAATCGGTCACTTTGCAATCATATAGTCCTGTAAGCTCGACACTGAAGGTTAATGAAACCAACAACTTTCAAGGAAGTCAAAACTCAGCCATGGATAATAGTCCACCTCAAAAGGAGATGCCTGAGAAGGCCATGGCTTCGGTCTTATCTATATCTGAGATGTATGAGATGTTGCTTCACAGTCGTGTCTCGTCTTTTTCCAAG AGACCTGTGTGGTCTTCATCTGCTGATCAAGAGTTACTCGATGCTCGATTCCAGATTGAAAACACATCTATAATAAGGGATCACCCTGGCTTGTACGGCCCTATTTATCGAAATCTTTCAACATTTGTAAG GAGCTATGAATTGATGGAACAGAAGCTCAAGATTTACGTCTACAGGGACGGAAAAAGACCGGTGTTTCACCAACCGAGGTTGAAGGGAATATATGCTTCTGAGGGATGGTTCATGAAACTCCTGCAAGCAAGCAACCGATACATAACCACAAATCCGGGAGAAGCCCACTTATTTTACTTACCATTTAGCTCTCAGTTGTTGGTGGACTATGTCTATGTGCCGGATTCTCATTCTTTTCATGAAATAGTCCAATATCTGAAAAACTACCTCGACACAATCAAGGGCAGATATCCTTTCTGGAATCGAACAAATGGGGAGGATCATTTTCTAGTTGCTTGCCATGACTGG GCTCCGGCGGAGACGAAGAAGCATATGGCTAACTGCATAAGGGCTTTATGCAACGCTGATACGAAGGAAAGCTTTCAATTCGGGAAGGACGTGTCTCTGCCCGAAACATATGTCCATTCCCCTCAGAATCCGTCAAAAGAATTCGAGGGCAAGTCTCCTTCCCGACGAAAATTCCTCGCCTTTTTCGCGGGCCAAATGCATGGTTATGTTCGACCAGTGTTACTAAAACACTGGGAAAATAAAGATCCGGACATGAAAATCTTTGGAAGGATGAAAAAGGCTAGCTACGTTCAGCACATGAGAAACAGCAAGTACTGCATATGTGCCAAAGGGTATGAAGTCAACAGCCCCCGAGTGGTGGAAGCCCTTATACACGGATGCGTGCCCGTGATTATATCAGACAACTTCGTGCCTCCGTTCTTCGAGATCTTGAAGTGGGATTCTTTCGCTGTTTTCGTGTTCGAAAAGGATATCCCAGATCTGAAGAACACACTGCTGTCTATACCGGAAAAGAGGTATGTTGTGATGCAGCAAAGAGTTAACCAGGTGAAGAAGCATTTTCTTTGGCACAATTCACCTGTGAAATATGACATTTTTCATATGATACTTCATTCACTATGGTACAATAGGGTGTTCCGAATACCGCCACTTTGA
- the LOC140978290 gene encoding carotenoid 9,10(9',10')-cleavage dioxygenase-like isoform X2 produces MVVASSYAFQVSCSLHRHSLSPKYDAHSGASLSYSLGFKTLILKALQRIPVFHIVERTVKEASLRLLDGFVDLAFEFVDQPLLPSQSNFAPVEEIGTAEQVTDALTGTIPDDFTEGVYIRNGPNPLFGGLKLTNSIFGKSSHTWIEGEGMLHALHVFKDSINGRWNISYNSRHVYTDTFKLEMKTRKPLFLPAIEGDSAAVLSAYLLNWLSFGLVDKYLSNTNIFEHSGKVYSVTDNHIPQEIDPLTLETKGNRDINGSWNRPFTSHPKKAPDTGELVVMGIHPKKPHFELGVVSADGKRLLHKVDLKLKRYNVIMDFPLTIDVNRLITGGPLIKYDKEGYAQIGVMPRYGDSESVQWFKVEPSCTFHIVNCYERGDEVVVLACRASTSIIPGPDFGLNKFAWFSKGFKQIERSEGESFFSRVYEWRLDMITGEVTERNLTGTEYSMDFPTINEKFIGIKNEFGYTQVVDSNASSISGMAKYGALAKLKFKDRKLELSNQHEGFVEVEYHKFPDNTFCSGAAFVAKSCGLTEDDGWIISYVHDETTDTSQVYIVDAKKFSEEPVAKISLPRRVPYGFHGTFVPVYSR; encoded by the exons ATGGTGGTTGCTTCAAGCTATGCATTTCAAGTGAGCTGTTCTTTGCACAGGCATTCACTATCTCCAAAATATGATGCCCATTCCGGAGCTTCACTCTCATATTCTCTCGGCTTTAAG ACATTAATCTTGAAAGCGTTACAACGAATTCCCGTTTTCCATATTGTTGAGAGAACTGTGAAGGAAGCTTCACTGAGGCTGTTGGATGGCTTTGTTGATTTAGCGTTTGAGTTTGTCGATCAGCCATTGTTGCCGTCTCAG AGTAATTTTGCTCCTGTTGAAGAGATAGGAACGGCAGAACAGGTGACTGACGCGCTTACCGGGACGATACCGGATGATTTTACCGAGGGTGTTTACATCAGAAACG GACCAAATCCTTTATTTGGAGGTTTAAAATTGACTAATTCTATTTTCGGAAAATCGAGTCACACGTGGATAGAAGGAGAGGGAATGCTCCATGCCTTGCATGTCTTTAAAGACAGCATCAATGGCAGATGGAACATATCTTACAATAGCAGGCATGTTTATACGGACACGTTCAAGCTGGAAATGAAAACAAGAAAACCATTATTTCTTCCTGCTATAGAAGGGGATTCTGCTGCAGTATTATCAGCTTATCTATTGAATTGG TTGAGTTTTGGCTTGGTTGATAAATATCTGAGCAACACCAATATATTTGAGCATTCGGGGAAGGTGTACTCGGTTACTGACAATCATATACCTCAAGAAATTGATCCTTTAACATTGGAAACTAAAGGAAATAGGGACATCAATGGAAGTTGGAACAGGCCATTCACTAGTCACCCTAAG AAAGCTCCAGATACAGGAGAGCTTGTTGTAATGGGAATCCATCCAAAAAAACCACACTTTGAACTTGGAGTGGTTTCAG CTGATGGAAAGAGATTACTGCACAAGGTGGATCTGAAGCTAAAAAG GTATAATGTGATCATGGATTTTCCTCTGACCATAGACGTAAATCGCCTGATAACTGGAGGACC GTTGATAAAATACGATAAAGAAGGATATGCACAGATTGGAGTAATGCCACGTTATGGAGATTCAGAATCTGTGCAGTGGTTCAAAGTTGAACCAAGCTGCACGTTTCACATTGTCAATTGTTATGAGCGTGGTGATGAA GTCGTTGTTTTGGCCTGTAGAGCTTCCACTTCGATCATACCAGGTCCTGACTTCGGTTTGAACAAATTTGCGTGGTTTTCCAAAGGTTTTAAGCAGATAGAACGCTCAGAAGGTGAATCGTTTTTCTCCAGAGTTTATGAATGGAGGCTAGATATGATAACTGGAGAAGTGACAGAGAGGAATCTCACTGGAACTGAATATTCTATGGATTTTCCTACAATAAATGAAAAATTCATCGGTATCAAAAATGAGTTTGGATACACACAGGTGGTCGACTCAAATGCTAGCTCCATATCAG GCATGGCAAAGTATGGAGCACTAGCAAAGCTTAAATTCAAGGATAGGAAACTTGAACTTTCGAATCAGCATGAGGGATTTGTAGAAGTTGAATATCACAAGTTCCCAGATAACACATTTTGCTCCGGAGCTGCTTTTGTGGCCAAATCTTGTGGTCTTACAGAGGATGATGGCTGGATAATTTCATACGTGCACGACGAAACTACTGATACGTCTCAA GTGTATATAGTTGATGCAAAGAAATTCTCCGAAGAACCGGTTGCGAAGATCTCTCTCCCTAGAAGAGTTCCTTATGGATTCCATGGAACTTTTGTGCCTGTATACTCACGATGA
- the LOC140978290 gene encoding carotenoid 9,10(9',10')-cleavage dioxygenase-like isoform X1 — translation MVVASSYAFQVSCSLHRHSLSPKYDAHSGASLSYSLGFKTLILKALQRIPVFHIVERTVKEASLRLLDGFVDLAFEFVDQPLLPSQSNFAPVEEIGTAEQVTDALTGTIPDDFTEGVYIRNGPNPLFGGLKLTNSIFGKSSHTWIEGEGMLHALHVFKDSINGRWNISYNSRHVYTDTFKLEMKTRKPLFLPAIEGDSAAVLSAYLLNWLSFGLVDKYLSNTNIFEHSGKVYSVTDNHIPQEIDPLTLETKGNRDINGSWNRPFTSHPKKAPDTGELVVMGIHPKKPHFELGVVSADGKRLLHKVDLKLKRCCLCHEIGITKKYNVIMDFPLTIDVNRLITGGPLIKYDKEGYAQIGVMPRYGDSESVQWFKVEPSCTFHIVNCYERGDEVVVLACRASTSIIPGPDFGLNKFAWFSKGFKQIERSEGESFFSRVYEWRLDMITGEVTERNLTGTEYSMDFPTINEKFIGIKNEFGYTQVVDSNASSISGMAKYGALAKLKFKDRKLELSNQHEGFVEVEYHKFPDNTFCSGAAFVAKSCGLTEDDGWIISYVHDETTDTSQVYIVDAKKFSEEPVAKISLPRRVPYGFHGTFVPVYSR, via the exons ATGGTGGTTGCTTCAAGCTATGCATTTCAAGTGAGCTGTTCTTTGCACAGGCATTCACTATCTCCAAAATATGATGCCCATTCCGGAGCTTCACTCTCATATTCTCTCGGCTTTAAG ACATTAATCTTGAAAGCGTTACAACGAATTCCCGTTTTCCATATTGTTGAGAGAACTGTGAAGGAAGCTTCACTGAGGCTGTTGGATGGCTTTGTTGATTTAGCGTTTGAGTTTGTCGATCAGCCATTGTTGCCGTCTCAG AGTAATTTTGCTCCTGTTGAAGAGATAGGAACGGCAGAACAGGTGACTGACGCGCTTACCGGGACGATACCGGATGATTTTACCGAGGGTGTTTACATCAGAAACG GACCAAATCCTTTATTTGGAGGTTTAAAATTGACTAATTCTATTTTCGGAAAATCGAGTCACACGTGGATAGAAGGAGAGGGAATGCTCCATGCCTTGCATGTCTTTAAAGACAGCATCAATGGCAGATGGAACATATCTTACAATAGCAGGCATGTTTATACGGACACGTTCAAGCTGGAAATGAAAACAAGAAAACCATTATTTCTTCCTGCTATAGAAGGGGATTCTGCTGCAGTATTATCAGCTTATCTATTGAATTGG TTGAGTTTTGGCTTGGTTGATAAATATCTGAGCAACACCAATATATTTGAGCATTCGGGGAAGGTGTACTCGGTTACTGACAATCATATACCTCAAGAAATTGATCCTTTAACATTGGAAACTAAAGGAAATAGGGACATCAATGGAAGTTGGAACAGGCCATTCACTAGTCACCCTAAG AAAGCTCCAGATACAGGAGAGCTTGTTGTAATGGGAATCCATCCAAAAAAACCACACTTTGAACTTGGAGTGGTTTCAG CTGATGGAAAGAGATTACTGCACAAGGTGGATCTGAAGCTAAAAAGGTGTTGCCTTTGCCATGAAATAGGCATAAcgaaaaa GTATAATGTGATCATGGATTTTCCTCTGACCATAGACGTAAATCGCCTGATAACTGGAGGACC GTTGATAAAATACGATAAAGAAGGATATGCACAGATTGGAGTAATGCCACGTTATGGAGATTCAGAATCTGTGCAGTGGTTCAAAGTTGAACCAAGCTGCACGTTTCACATTGTCAATTGTTATGAGCGTGGTGATGAA GTCGTTGTTTTGGCCTGTAGAGCTTCCACTTCGATCATACCAGGTCCTGACTTCGGTTTGAACAAATTTGCGTGGTTTTCCAAAGGTTTTAAGCAGATAGAACGCTCAGAAGGTGAATCGTTTTTCTCCAGAGTTTATGAATGGAGGCTAGATATGATAACTGGAGAAGTGACAGAGAGGAATCTCACTGGAACTGAATATTCTATGGATTTTCCTACAATAAATGAAAAATTCATCGGTATCAAAAATGAGTTTGGATACACACAGGTGGTCGACTCAAATGCTAGCTCCATATCAG GCATGGCAAAGTATGGAGCACTAGCAAAGCTTAAATTCAAGGATAGGAAACTTGAACTTTCGAATCAGCATGAGGGATTTGTAGAAGTTGAATATCACAAGTTCCCAGATAACACATTTTGCTCCGGAGCTGCTTTTGTGGCCAAATCTTGTGGTCTTACAGAGGATGATGGCTGGATAATTTCATACGTGCACGACGAAACTACTGATACGTCTCAA GTGTATATAGTTGATGCAAAGAAATTCTCCGAAGAACCGGTTGCGAAGATCTCTCTCCCTAGAAGAGTTCCTTATGGATTCCATGGAACTTTTGTGCCTGTATACTCACGATGA
- the LOC140979884 gene encoding uncharacterized protein, translating into MDRWLQESVTKGDVSTLRERIEQDETIVRQTVPGSLNTILHLSARFGYVEYAKEVLNRCPDVVSMENADLETPLHEACRQGHLEIVKLILETDPWIVYKVNSRMQSAFFAACEKGKIDIVKHFPNSRQLLMLEMDMDTNSLHIAASSGFTEIVKEILKACPDLAWKKNSRGCTPLHLSCSKGHLQITREFLQVDSDLCLVQDIQGRTPLHWAVIRGRMNVINEILSFNLEYTEMTTHSGESILHLGVKNNQYEVVRHLTETLSMSRLLNLQDSDGNTVLHLGTAGKLTAMVTHLLKIGVDVNALNGKGYTALDVIEADASHSGLLAIVPALIEAGAKRCDQLSPGLIDIQQVAESTMINVDERTSRHKTMSWPNKSPEYQSPRHHQHRPSRQRRKKLDLQNEGVRNARKTITIVAVLIATVTFAAGINPPGGFDQRTGITLRGNRAGFKVFLACNIVALFLSLGVVNVLVSIIPFTRKNMMQLLSVTHKIMWASSIFMIAAYIAAVWTTMPEGRGTQWVLLELIFFGGGSTVVLFVGLCFLLVRHWHNKYKWRKFKLKKTKDESPKSSTSRVEELRTMKNGRYSSSNSDVDSSDQGYHLY; encoded by the exons atggatcgtTGGCTTCAGGAATCAGTAACGAAGGGTGACGTTTCCACGCTACGAGAACGAATTGAACAAGATGAAACAATCGTCAGGCAAACAGTCCCCGGATCCCTGAACACAATCTTGCACTTATCCGCAAGATTCGGGTACGTGGAATATGCAAAAGAGGTACTAAATCGGTGCCCTGACGTGGTTTCCATGGAAAATGCAGACCTGGAGACTCCTCTCCATGAAGCATGCAGACAAGGGCACCTGGAAATTGTGAAACTGATCCTAGAAACCGATCCATGGATTGTTTATAAAGTGAATTCCCGAATGCAGAGTGCGTTTTTCGCGGCATGTGAAAAGGGAAAGATTGACATAGTTAAGCATTTTCCGAATTCTCGGCAACTTCTGATGCTGGAAATGGATATGGATACTAATTCTCTGCATATTGCTGCTTCATCTGGATTTACAG AAATAGTGAAGGAAATCCTGAAGGCCTGTCCGGATTTGGCCTGGAAAAAGAACTCGCGCGGGTGCACGCCGCTGCATCTGTCATGCAGCAAGGGCCACTTACAGATAACAAGAGAATTCCTGCAGGTGGATTCTGATCTCTGCTTAGTACAAGACATCCAGGGCCGGACGCCCCTTCATTGGGCGGTAATCCGAGGGAGAATGAACGTGATCAACGAGATTCTTTCTTTCAATCTTGAATATACTGAGATGACAACGCATAGTGGGGAATCCATTCTGCATCTTGGAGTTAAGAACAATCAGTACGAGGTTGTTAGGCACTTGACAGAAACACTCAGCATGAGTAGACTTCTGAACCTGCAAGATTCTGATGGGAATACTGTTCTGCACTTGGGTACCGCGGGAAAACTCACTGCT atGGTCACACACCTGCTAAAAATTGGTGTCGACGTAAATGCCCTAAACGGAAAGGGATATACGGCTCTAGATGTCATTGAAGCTGATGCGAGCCATTCCGGTTTGCTGGCTATTGTACCAGCACTGATAGAAGCTGGAGCTAAGAGATGTGACCAATTGTCTCCTGGTTTGATTGACATCCAACAAGTTGCGGAATCCACGATGATAAATGTAGATGAAAGAACTAGTCGGCATAAAACAATGTCTTGGCCTAACAAAAGTCCAGAATATCAATCCCCACGCCACCATCAGCACAGGCCGAGCCGCCAACGGAGAAAAAAGTTGGACCTACAGAACGAGGGCGTAAGAAATGCCCGAAAAACTATCACCATTGTAGCGGTTTTAATTGCAACCGTGACGTTCGCAGCAGGGATCAACCCTCCAGGTGGATTCGACCAACGAACAGGGATCACGTTAAGAGGAAACCGAGCTGGTTTTAAGGTCTTTCTCGCGTGTAATATCGTGGCCCTGTTCCTTTCGCTTGGAGTTGTCAACGTTCTTGTGAGCATCATCCCCTTCACCCGAAAAAACATGATGCAACTACTCAGTGTGACACACAAGATTATGTGGGCGAGTTCCATTTTTATGATAGCAGCATATATAGCTGCCGTTTGGACGACCATGCCGGAAGGAAGGGGGACACAATGGGTATTGTTGGAACTGATTTTTTTTGGAGGAGGATCAACGGTTGTGCTATTTGTTGGACTTTGTTTCCTGCTGGTACGACATTGGCATAATAAGTACAAATGGAGGAAATTTAAGCTGAAAAAGACGAAAGATGAAAGCCCAAAGAGTAGTACAAGTCGAGTTGAAGAACTGAGAACGATGAAAAACGGGAGGTATAGCAGTAGTAATTCGGATGTCGATAGCTCTGATCAAGGCTACCATTTATACTAG